In Sylvia atricapilla isolate bSylAtr1 unplaced genomic scaffold, bSylAtr1.pri scaffold_68_arrow_ctg1, whole genome shotgun sequence, a genomic segment contains:
- the NDUFB7 gene encoding NADH dehydrogenase [ubiquinone] 1 beta subcomplex subunit 7 yields MGAHLGRRYLWDAEAEPDPLNMPSFPADLGMPRRQPRAMVASAAQLAQGRVPLEQRDYCGHHLLRLLRCHRDNFPVPWGCHALHHAWDSCQHEDYVMRMKEFERERRLKQRQQRIRRRHGDSE; encoded by the exons aTGGGCGCTCACCTGGGGCGGCGCTACTTGTGGGACGCGGAGGCCGAGCCCGACCCGCTAAACATGCCGTCCTTCCCCGCCGATCTGGGCATGCCGCGCCGCCAGCCGCGCG CCATGGTGGCCTCGGCGGCGCAGCTGGCACAGGGCCGGGtgcccctggagcagagggacTATTGTGGCCACCACCTGCTGCGGCTGCTGCGCTGCCACCGCGACAACTTCCccgtgccctggggctgccacgCGCTGCACCACGCCTGGGACAGCTGCCAGCACGAGGA CTACGTCATGCGCATGAAGGAGTTCGAGCGCGAGCGGCGCCTGAAGCAGCGCCAGCAGCGGATCCGGCGGCGCCACGGGGACAGCGagtga